One region of Methanomassiliicoccus luminyensis B10 genomic DNA includes:
- a CDS encoding ApeA N-terminal domain 1-containing protein yields the protein MAKIDLSKEFKVQGEWWLPGKTESPIAGSLAYDKQSGLELSLNGTFDESLFIDDNRQNIVLGNSENGIVTLYQCGRGSNKTNIHNVSGGAFTLVGTVYRPRMAFFGAHFMKEEEMQFTGAMVNFQYMGEWIGRSGFVNVTPDSLEEAEIRYVTPKDVIASYDKNTMKIGLRYQESLDWDEESIRQTPFVDITFANNLDLWGLISHIKRFRDLISLGIKRRTTPLSIFVELDKAETIIRKASGIELVFPSLNAQTGKEKLMPTDMMFWLHDLEVNLDSNLTNWFSKESKLQPAYDLYFGSLYNPDLYDYNKFLNLIQAIESYHRKNYGGTELPVEEYDKLTDMLIDSAPGEYKGFLKDVFKYENEVSLRKRLKEIYQLHKPAVEPYIPDRDEFIGFTLDTRNYLTHYGKDLEEKAAKGADLFFLTTKLELVIEVIFLSEIGFADEDIKSVLDRHWLYRRLKRAGALG from the coding sequence GTGGCCAAAATTGATTTATCTAAAGAGTTCAAAGTTCAGGGCGAGTGGTGGCTCCCTGGAAAGACAGAGAGCCCCATCGCTGGCTCACTAGCCTACGATAAGCAATCTGGTTTGGAGTTATCTCTAAACGGAACGTTTGATGAATCCTTGTTTATAGATGATAACAGGCAGAATATCGTATTAGGAAATTCAGAGAATGGTATAGTCACCCTCTATCAATGTGGGAGGGGCTCCAATAAAACAAATATCCATAATGTGAGTGGTGGAGCGTTTACTCTAGTTGGGACTGTGTATAGGCCAAGGATGGCATTTTTCGGAGCCCATTTTATGAAGGAAGAGGAAATGCAATTCACTGGAGCAATGGTCAATTTTCAATACATGGGGGAGTGGATTGGGCGATCTGGGTTTGTCAATGTTACACCTGATTCACTTGAAGAAGCCGAAATCAGATATGTCACTCCCAAGGATGTCATTGCATCCTATGATAAAAATACAATGAAGATAGGGCTACGTTACCAAGAAAGCCTGGACTGGGATGAGGAATCGATAAGACAGACACCCTTCGTCGATATTACCTTCGCAAATAATCTAGACTTGTGGGGCTTAATTTCACATATTAAGCGGTTTAGGGATTTAATTAGTCTCGGTATCAAGAGGAGAACTACTCCCCTCAGCATATTTGTTGAGTTAGATAAGGCAGAGACCATCATACGTAAGGCAAGTGGAATCGAGTTGGTCTTTCCATCCCTCAATGCCCAGACAGGTAAAGAAAAACTGATGCCAACAGACATGATGTTTTGGCTTCATGATCTAGAGGTTAATCTAGACAGTAACCTCACTAATTGGTTCAGTAAGGAATCTAAACTACAGCCTGCTTATGACCTCTATTTTGGCTCGTTATATAATCCTGATTTATACGATTATAACAAATTTTTAAACCTAATTCAAGCAATCGAATCATACCATAGGAAAAACTATGGTGGGACGGAGCTGCCAGTTGAGGAATACGATAAGCTGACAGATATGCTAATCGATTCAGCCCCAGGCGAGTATAAAGGGTTTTTAAAAGACGTTTTCAAGTACGAAAATGAAGTCAGTTTAAGGAAACGGTTAAAAGAAATATATCAGCTGCACAAACCAGCAGTAGAACCTTATATCCCAGATAGGGATGAGTTCATCGGGTTTACCCTCGATACTCGCAATTATCTGACACACTACGGCAAGGATCTTGAGGAAAAGGCGGCAAAGGGTGCGGACTTATTCTTCCTCACAACTAAGCTTGAACTTGTCATAGAAGTGATATTCTTATCTGAAATTGGATTCGCTGATGAGGACATTAAAAGTGTACTTGATAGACACTGGCTATATCGTCGGCTCAAAAGAGCAGGTGCACTTGGATGA